The Bubalus kerabau isolate K-KA32 ecotype Philippines breed swamp buffalo chromosome 14, PCC_UOA_SB_1v2, whole genome shotgun sequence genome segment TGGACTTGAGCCTGTGGTGCCTGCTCACCCATGCTGGTCCTGTCCCCCATTCGGTGGGCTGTAGCCTAGATGGACAGTTTTGCGCAGTGCTCCCACACTGGATAGCGCCCGACCACAGAGGTCTGCTGAGCGCTGGCCAAAGAGCTGGAGTCTGGGCACAGCAGGTAGAGATGAGGAGAAGGCAGAAGGGGGTATGGGCAAGCAGTGACTTTATTGTCTCTGGAAGGAGTGACGGTCACGGTCCCCCTGCAGGACTCTGCCTAAGCCagggacagaggtggccaggatggTGGGCGTGGAGAACGCAGAGCGGGTCAGAGCCAGAGGCAGAGCCAGAGCCACCCTCTGGCTTTCCCCGCCTCTTTTCCCACAACACCGGGGCCTGGACCATCCATTCAGGGCAGGGGCTGTTACTCCAAGCTGAGAAATGTGCATTTCCCAACACAGCGGGGGCTACAATCCCAGGCTGCGTGAGGACAGGAGAGGTGGCCAGGCCCACGGTGAGGTGATGGCACCTCCGACAGCCTCGGGGGCATGTGCCATCCAGGGTCTCGAGAGCGACGGGGGCAGGGTGCGCTTTGGGCCGAGGGAAGGTGCTCACAGCAGGACCCAGAGGAGGCTGAGGCCCACCCGAAGCAGGAGCCCCCGTGAGAGGGCCCTGGGGCCCTCCTGCGGGGCGGGGGCCCTGTTGCAGAGAGATCCGGAGCAGCAGTGCCGGACGATCTTGCTGGGCACCCCCGAGTTCGACGGCCATTTGAGCTCTATGTTGGTGTTGGGGCACCTGGGGGCACAGCGCTTGCTGAGCAGGGTCTTCACCTGTAGTCCTGCGGGGAAGAGGACAGCATCCGGGAGGAGGAAGAGCCCGGGGTGGGTGGCGAAGGCCAGTCCCCAAGTGGGCACTGACACCTTCTCCCGACCCTTTCACAGGCCAGGCTCTGCGAAGCGCTGGGAGCACAGCTGCCCAAGGTCACCTTCAAGGTCACAGCAAAGGCAAGGTTCAGGGCTGCTGGCCCTGGTCTGGGCTCTTCCCTGAAACCATGCACAGCCTGGACACCCAGGCAACCAGGGGCCTGGGAGTCCCGGGGAGATGGGGGAAGCTGAGCAGAGAGAAAAGGGAGGGCAACCGAGGGCCAGTTGATCCCAGCTGGGGCTCCAGTCCCCCCTTCACTCAGAGACGTGCAGAGACCTTGGAAGGAAGCTCCGGAGGGAAGCAGGACACTCAGAACAACCCAGTTGCAGAAGAAAAGGTCGTCTTGGAGGAGCCCTCCTCCTCATGCTGAGCTGCTGTgttgtgtatgcgtgtgtgctgTATCTGTTGCACGCATGGTATTCACTATATGACAGTTACacggggcctcccaggtggtgctagtggtaaagaacccatctgccaatgcaggagatgcaagagactcgggttccatccctgagtctggaagatccccctggagtaggaaatgccaacccgctccagtattcctgcctagaaaattcaagacagaggagcctggtgggttgcaatccatggggttgcaaagagtcggacacaactgagcgactgagcacgcacacacatgacGACTGTATGCATTGCCTTACATCATATCATGGGCTGCCAAGTGGCACCTCAGAGGAGAGAGACCGGCCAGCCCCCTCCAGAAGCCCTCAGGCTCAACCTTGAGCAGCTGGCCCCTCCCCTGTGCTCAGGATGGGGATCAGGCAAAGGTGGGCGCAGGCTGGGGTCCCCTGAGGGGAGCCTCCATCAGTTCCCCACTGAGACCCCAAAGGATCCAGGGCTGAGTTCCCGAAGTCCCCCTCCGCGCGTGCCAAGTACTCACTCAGGGTGATGATCAACGTGTGGGAGACGCAGACCTGGTCAGTGGAGGAGCACATCGCAGGCAAGCAAAACTCCGGGCTCCTGACTTTGAAGCACTGGTAGCAGCTCAGGTTCTTCCCTGTGGGGCAGCACCAGCCCCGCGGAGGAGTGCGCTGCGCACCCACCCAGCTAAGAGCCGTCGCCGCGGGATGTGCCCACCGCCCCCAGGAGCCCCCGCAGCCGAGAGGGCCATCCTTACCTGGCTCTCTGGCTCCACCAGCAGGGTCCAAAGACACCAGCAGAGCCCCCAGGGCTAGAACCAGCGCCCCCATGACACCACCAGCTTAGCCTGCGGAGGAGTtgtgggggaggtggggcagagaAGGAGGCTTTGCCCAGAGCTCCCCAAGTTGCACCTGCCCATCCCCCGGGTCTCTCCGCCCTGGACCCCTCATTTAAGGTCAATCAGATCCTAGTTCTCATGGGACGCTTTCTCCCACCCtgacccctcctcctgccccttcccTTCCCAACTGCAGGGAACTGCCCTTCCAGCAAAGTCagcccagggaggggctgggtgcGGGGGCCTGTCAGCCCCTGCTATGGGGAGGGTCTCCTGGGGTCTGTGAGGATGGCCGCTTCCTGCTGGAGCAGAAAGGGGAGAAGGGGTGTGGAGAAGGCGTCTCCCCTGTGGCTCACCCCCTCCACCCCGCGGgtacttccttctcttcctgtagcAAACTCTCCAACCTCACTTGGAGACCGGCAGCTCTTGGGGTCCTGCCTGTGTCCGGGTGTGGCAGGAAAGCTGCCCTCTTCTCTGACCCCCCAGGGACCCAGTCTCCAGAGGCTGCACCCTGAACACATAGCCGAAGCCCAGAGGCTCTCACCTGGGTGTCTGGTAGCTAGGTGGGTTTCACACCACTTCCTGCCTGCATGTTCCCCcaggccttttcttttttccttcttgccTTTATTTCTTTGATCATGCCCCGCTGAGCACTTGTGAGGAGCAGGCTGGCAGGGTGTGGGTCCCAGATCTAGATTTGCAGCAGGGGATGCCTGCCCCCAGGGGTCCAGCAGGAGAGTGGGTAGGACAAAGAGGGTGACTACTAGGCAAAGGGGGTTGAGAGGGGTTGCCTCTGGCCCCCAGGTGACCGCTGCAACACCTCCACCAGCGACCACCAGGCCTCAGCACCCCCTTCAGGCCCAGTTTCGAGGGTGTGCAGCTGGTTGGGGTCATTTCCCCTCCCAGTGGTCCAGCCAGAAGGACTGTCCCCCGCCCGTCTTTCCTGGCAGGTCCCAGCCTCCACCTCGGGGGTGGTGGAACACCCAGAGCCTCCGGTCCGCTCCAGCCCCTCTAGCTGTCCGGCCTTTGGCGGGGTGTGGGCCGGGCTTGGAGGTGGGCCCAGAAGGGGTGGAACTGCGCCCGCCTAGGGGTGGATCTTGGTTTACATTGTGTGTTTATTCGTTTGTCATTTCATGCAGTAGTCCAGTTGAATGTGAGTCTGGGACCTCAAATCGCATGGTGGTGGTGGATGTGGGTGTGATGAAGCAGGCTGGGTGGGCGTGGGGTGGGCGTCTGGACAGCTTTGCACGACCCCACGTCTCAGGGTACAGTCTCGAGTTAAAGCCTTGGTCCCATTGGCAAAGGGTGAGTCACCACCTGTGAGCTCATGTTTCGGCAAGGTCCTTTCTTCTGGGCCGGGGACGCAGGTCCTGGGGTCTGAGAGGTCTCTGCCCGCCAGCGATGTTTCTGCCTTCCTCTGCTGTCGCCGCAGCCCGGTGGCAGCCTCCCTGGACGGCTCCCTGGTACTGCAGGCTGAGAGCAGTGGGAGACGCATCCTTTCTTCGGAAGCAAGCACCCTTGGCAGGCTTGGTGGCacatggagagaagggagggagaaggggaagttCAGAGCtgcagcagccagagagactcTTGATGTTGGAGGAcacccacccctcccaccaccaGAGCGCGGACGCAGGGGCAGCTGCACTTCACCGCGCAGCCGGAAGAGGGCGACCCCGCGCCCGCAGGCCGCGACCCAGCGCACGAATCTGCGGGGAGAAGTAAAGAAGATCAAGCCTCGCTCCTGGAAAATGTCCCGGACATCCAGCTAGGGAGCAGAATAAAACTCTCCTGCCCGAATTAAAACATTTGAAAGTGTGAAGGAGCACCTTGCATCAGAACAACAATAGGcaataaaaagaagaagagataaaaaatgaCGAACGTGAGGAACGACTGGAGGAAAATCTCCATTTATGGTCTCCGTAAGTAGACCAGCTTAGAAGTGAGCTCACACTTACGAGTTCCAAGGGGGCAGGCACCTGAGACCCTAAGTTGGAAGCTGTAGCATGAGGGCGGGCAAACAAGAGGACAAAACGACCTAACTCCAAACTAAAAGCGCTCACCTGTTCTGGAAAAATGACCCAGAAAAGTGAGCGCTAAGACTACGctagtaaaaaatgtaaaagacacaGAAGCACCCTTTAATGCAAAACCTTCCACAGCATATAtgtaaagagagagacagagagaaaaaaacaaggtTGATATCAGACTTCTCAAGAtgcagaaattattaaaaaagaaaaactcaagaaaataaaatttgaaccaaatattttaaatatagtcaaGAATATAATCAAGCATCAATACTataggaaaagtttttaaaaacttgaagttTGATTTTttagtaaaagggaaaaaaatgacaatacACGAattcaaaaatactggagaggtggggtggggaggaaccaAAGCCAACAGAAGAAAGTATGGAGAAGAAAATCATAAGGCTAGAAGCTGAAGTAAATGGTGCAGAGAACAAAACCCAGACATGAGTAATAAAGCAAAAACTTGGTTCTCTGAGAAATTAAAAGAACTAGATAAGCAAATGACTAACCTAATCAATAAAAGAGGGGCAgtacaaatatacaaataataaatactgagtGAAGCAATTATTGAAAGACAAAAATTTAAACGATAACAGACTATTTCATATACCCTTAAACAAACATGGGACCTCAAATGAGGTGGGTAACTACCTAGGAAAATACACTTAAGCAACATTTATCCCAGTTGAGAGGAAAGCTTTGAGAGATCAGTTtcagtataaataaatataataagaaaGCATCCCAGAAGAAATGGCCCAGATCAGATTATTTCACAATCTGAAATAATTCTACAAAATTCAAAAATTCCACAAAATCTTCAAAGACCAGATATTCCTAATGACACAGACTGTTTGAGAACATAAAAGAGACTTCCAAATTATTTTAACAAAGCCAGTATAATACTGATAAGCAACCTaataaaaactgtaaaagaaaGACAATTAAAAATCAACATCTTTTATCATtgcaaaaatcttaaagaaatattaacaCATAGACTCCAACAGCACATCAAGAAAATACACGAAGAAAAAGTAGGATATATTCCTAGGATTCAGATAGTTAAATATCATGGAATTTTTTAATACAATTCATCCTTTTAatagatatgaaaataaatgtcataGGAATAAATCCATAGACTGAAATATCTTGGAATAgattaattatccttcaattaaaaatattcaagaaaaatataaTCTCTTAAAGTCATCACCTTACATTATAAGAAAAGCATTCCCATCACTACTTGAAATTCAGCCAGTATTcactgatataaaatattaattagaggCTTTAGAATGGAGAAAGAATTAAAATCAGGTCCATCTGTAGATGAGGTGGTAGTATACCTGGGAAATCCTGGAGAATAAAGAATACAAATGACAAATTTCGAAAATAATCAGTAATGAGTCAGGATGCAAGGTAAGCGTATAAAACTCAGTGGCCATCAGAGGGCGTCCGGTGTGCGTCAGGACGAAGGAGGCCGGCAGTCTTCTCCCGCGGGACCAAGAAGAAACTACCAGGCGGGTTGCAGCTGTCATATTTAAATGTGCTGGGGAGCTGAGAGGACCAAGGACCAAGTGGATTGGCTTCCAGAAGTGGGGAACTGAGCCTCCGCGGCCCCCAGCCCCGTCTTGCGGGGGCCTCGCCAGCCACCATCCCGACTGTACCCAAACACCCGGCGGAGCGGCGGAGTCGGCTACGCATGCTCCGTTCTGGGAAAGCGACGCGGCACACGCGCAGGGTCCCACATGCTGGCGGTGGTACCCAGGGCGGGCCGCGTATAAGGAAGACGGGCACCTGCGGCAGTCCCACAGCTCTCAGGACCAAGTTCCCACCGGAGGAAAGAGGTCTGCTCCGGACACATAGCTGATCTTGCTCTGAAGAGACTCGACAGAGTCTGCAGCAAGGCAGCAGGAGTTGGCAGTGGGAGGCTTAAGGGCACGAAGGTGCGGAAATGCATCTGCCACGCTTTCCGGGATGAGGAGAGGGCCTGCTGAGCCTTCGCTGGGAAGCCTGGGAGGAGAGGGATGGGAGGTCGGATGCGCCTTCCTAACTCTGGGGTCCAGCCCAACCTAGGTCAACTCTGATGGAGTTGACCTGGAGAACACCTCATGCACTTGATCTGGTAAAAGAGGGAACTAGAGACCGTCTAGTAGTCGTGGCCTCTGGCTCTTATTTATACAACGCCCGAAGGTGACAGTAACAATTGGGGGGAAGACCCAGGGATGATCCGGATAATGGAGTCAGCAGGAAAGGACTTTATGTTGTGTGTTCAATAGTAGACTTGAAACTGAGAGTTTTAACAGagaatgctactgctaagttgctaacACAGAATAGGACTTTATAAaacaaatcaaataaatataCTGTGTATTGGCCAGGATtttccagagaagcagaaccaataGAATGTGTATGTaaacaaaaagtttattttaaggaTGGGGCTCATGACCTCAGGGAGGCTGCAAGTTCAAAAACTCCAGGGTGGGCTGTGCtggggaggaagaaattttcctctaccctttTGGCTagcctaagaattaaattgacatgagacagattaacaggagaaaatcaaacagaaGTGTAATACTGTGTCtacatgggagagacccaggagagctgagTAACTCATTGAAGTGGCTGAAGccctcaccttaaataccatcctcagacaaagagaaaaacaggttGTTGAAGGCAGGGAGAGTCAGTTAAGGGGGGTTGATCAGTAATGCAGATTTAAGTCCCTGAGTTCTCCACCAGTATGAGTTTCTAGATATTTGGTCATCCCAAATGGAGATTGCCTTTATACATGTAAATGTTTCTTACAAAAGGTCAACTCCTTGCTTGGTTTTCAGAGCCCTTCCCATGTATGCTGTTTCTCAGAAAATAACCAGCTTGAAACAACTAACATGCCAAAGAGACATATTTTAGGGTGGC includes the following:
- the LY6L gene encoding lymphocyte antigen 6L — its product is MGALVLALGALLVSLDPAGGAREPGKNLSCYQCFKVRSPEFCLPAMCSSTDQVCVSHTLIITLRLQVKTLLSKRCAPRCPNTNIELKWPSNSGVPSKIVRHCCSGSLCNRAPAPQEGPRALSRGLLLRVGLSLLWVLL